GATGGGCGGCCTCGCCGAGCTTGGCCCGCACCCGGCGCACATGGGCGTCGATGGTGCGGCTCTCGCCCAGGTATTCCAGGCCCCAGACCTGCTGAAGGATCTTCTCCCGGCTGAGGACGCGGCGGGGGTTCTGGAGGAAGTAGGCCAGGAGCTCGAACTCCCGGCGGGTGAGGTCCATGGGCTCGCCCTGAGTTCGGGCCACATGGGCCTCCAGGTCCACCGTGATGGGGCCGAAGCTGAGCTCCTTCTGCCGATCAGCCTCCTCCATGAAAGAAGCCCGGCGCAGGATGGCCCGGACACGGGCCACCAGCTCCCGGCTGGAGAAGGGCTTGGAGACATAGTCGTCCGCACCGAGCTCCAGGCCCAGGACCCGGTCGATCTCCTCATTTCGGGCGGTCACCAGCATGACCGGAAGCACGCGGAGGCGGTGGTCCGTGCGGATCGCTCTCAGCACCTCCAGGCCGTCGATATCCGGCAGGGTGAGGTCCAGCAGGGCCACATCGGGTCTGGGCTGGCCGGGGGATCCGACTTGGCTCAGGTACCGGAGGGCCTCCTGGCCGGTGCCCAGGGAGGTGACGGTGAAGCCTTCGCGCTTCAGATGCTGCTCAAGGGCGAGCCGGATGTCCGCATCGTCTTCAAGCAGTAGGAGGTGGGGCATGGTGACTCCGCTCTGGTTCAGGACTCTCGCCTCTGGAGATAAGCATGTTTTACATTGACGCCATCCAGGATGAAAAGCACTTCCTCGGCGATGTTGGTGGCCTGATCGGCGATCCGCTCCCAGTTCTTGACCAGGATGATGAGGTGGCTGGCCCGCTCAATGGCCGTGGGGTCCTGGAGCATGATCTGCATCATGTCCTTGGATACCTGCACATAGAGCTCATCCACCCGGTCGTCCTCGGCGATGACCTCCCGGGCGGCGCTGGCGTCGCCGTTCACGAAGGCGTTGATGGCCTTCTTGACCATGGCCTGGGTGATGGCGCTCAGTTCCTCTATCTGGGGGGCGGTGAGGATGTGGGGGTAGGCGCTGATGAACTTCACCCGCCGGGCGACGTTGACGCAGTGGTCACCGATGCGCTCCAGCTCGGGGATGATCTTCAGGGTGGAGGCCAGGAGGCGGAGGTCCGAGGCGTAGGGCGCCCGCAGGGCCAGGAGGTCGATGCAGGTATGGTCGAGGCTCAGTTCCAGCTCGTCCACATTCTGGTCCAGGGCGATGACCTGGTCCGCCCGCGCATCGGAGCGCTCGGTGAAGGCTTTGCGGGAGAGGTCGACCATCTCCTCCACCAGGCCGGCCATGGCGAGGAGGCTGAACTTCAGATCCCTCAGCTCGTTGTCGAAATGCCGCATTAGCCGAACCTCCCGCTGATGTAGTCTTCTGTCATGCGTTCTCTGGGGGTGGTGAAAATCTTCTCCGTGAGGTCCAGCTCAATGAGCTTGCCCATCCAGAAGAAGGCCGTGTAGTCGCTGACCCGGGCAGCCTGCTGCATGTTGTGGGTCACGATGACGATGGTGTAGTCCTTCTTGAGCTCGAAGATGAGCTCCTCCACCCGGCTGGTGGCGATGGGGTCCAGGGCTGAGCAGGGCTCGTCCATGAGGAGCACCTCGGGCTTCACCGCCAGGGCGCGGGCGATGCAGAGCCGCTGCTGCTGGCCGCCGCTCATGCCGCTGGCGCTGTCCTTCAGGCGGTCCTTGACCTCATCCCAGAGAGCGGCCTTGCGGAGGGCGTCCTCCACGATGCCCTCCAGGAGGTCGCGCTTGGTGACGCCGAAGAGTCTGGGACCGAAGGCCACGTTCTCGAAGATGGACTTGGGGAAGGGGTTGGGCTTCTGGAAGACCATGCCGACCCGGCGGCGCAGGTCCACCTGATCGATGCCGCCTTTGTAGATGTCCACATCGTCGATGGTGAGCGAACCCTCGACCCGGACCTCGTTCGAGATCTCGTGGATCCGGTTGAAGCACTTGAGGAAGGTGCTCTTGCCGCAGCCGCTGGGGCCGATGATGGCCGTCACGCGCTCTGCCTGGATGTCCATGGACAGGCCGTCCAGGATCTGCTTGGTGCCGTAATAGAAGCTCATGTCCTTGGCGGCGAGCTTCACCGGCTTGGTTTCATGGGGGATGGTCACAGGCATCAGCGGGTCCGTTTCCGGATGGCGCGGTCCAGGAGCCGGACCAGCAGGTTGAGGATGAGGAGGAGCACGATCATGGTCGCCGCGGTACCAGCGGCGATCTCCCGGGCGTCGGGAAGGGTTCCGTCGGAGGTGACGTACCAGAGGTGCACCGCCAGGGTCTCGCCGGGCACTTTGAGGCTGAAGTCAGGGAACTTCTGGCTGACGTTGGTGCCTGCGGTGAAGACCAGAATGGCGCTCTCGCCGAAGGCGCGCCCGGCGGTCAGGACCAGGCCCGTCAGGATGCCCGTGGCCGCGTAGGGCAAGGCGACCTTCAGGATGGTCTGGAGCTTGGTGCTGCCCAGCCCGTAGCTGGCCTCCACCAACTCCCGGGGCACGGCCCGGAGGCTCTCCTCGGCCACCCGAGTCACCAGGGGGATGTTGAGGAGGGCCAGGGTCACGGCACCGGCCCGGATGGAGAAGCTCCAGCCCATCATCTGGACGAAGATGATCATGCCGAAGAGGGCCAACACGATGGAGGGCGTGGCCGCCAGCGTTTCGATGCAGAGCCGGAAGAAGCGGAGGACCCTCCCCTGGCCGGCGTATTCGGCCATGTAGATGCCCGCTCCCAGGCCGATGGGCAGGGAGATGGCGAGGGAGAGCACCACCATGTAGATGGAGTTGAAGATCTGCGGCATGATGCCGCCGCCCGCATCCATGGTCTGGGGCATGCTGCTGAGGAACTTCAGGTTCAGTACCGACCAGCCCTGCTTGAGGATGCCGAGGATGAAGCCCAGGAGGACCAGGACGAACATCAGCGCAATGGCCCACAGGACCACGTGCATCAGGGTGTTGCAGATTCTGGTGGAGCGGCGGGGCCTGAATACGATGTCTTTGCCTTCGCTCATCACGCGGCCTTCCTCTGGCCCAGGCGGCGGGTGGCCACGATCAGGACCATGGTGATCAGATAGAGCAGGAAACCCAGAGCGAAGAGCACGTTGTTCCAGGTGGAGCCGGCCGCGGTATTGGGCAGCTCCTGGACCAGTTCTGTGGTCAGGGTCGCCGCGGGGGTGAAGAGGAACCTCAGGATCGGGCTCTTGTCCGTGAGCATCTTCATCAGGAGCAGCCATTGGGGGTTGTTGCCGATGACCATCTGGACGGCCATGGCCTCACCGAGGGCCCGCCCCAGCCCCAGCACGATGGCCGTGAGGAGGCGGCCCTTGGCCGCGGGGATGAGGACATGCCAGATGGCCTGCCAAGTGGTGGAGCCCAGGGCCTGGGAGCCCTCGTTGAGGCTGGAGGACAGGCCCTCGAAGGCGTCTGTGGCCAGGCTCACGATGGTGGGGATGATCATGACGGCCAGGATGGCCCCGGCCACGCCGAAGCCAGCTGCCGGTGAATCCTGGAGAAAGGTGTGCCCCACCCAGGGCAGGACGATGGTCAGGCCGAAGATGCCGTAGACCACCGAGGGGATGCCCACCAGGAGATCCATGACCTGGCGCATCACGTTCTTCATCCAGGTGGGAGCCAACTGGGATATGAAGACACCGGTGAGGATGCCCGTGGGGGCGGCCAGGATGAGGGCGAAGACGGTCACCGCCGCAGTGCCGCCGATGAAGGGCAGGACGCCGAACTTGCCCTCGAAGGGGGACCACTGGGTCGAGAGGAAGACATCCTTGAAGGTCACCAGGGTGTCTGTGCCCGTACCGATCCGAACAAAGGCCCCGGCGCCCCGGATGGCGAGGAAATACAGGATGCCGCAGATGAGCAGCACCACGAGCAGACTGCAGAGCAGGAAGACCAGGTGGGCCCAGCGGTCAGCCAGGCGGTGGAGTCTGCTCTGCTTGAATTCGTAGTCCCACGAAGCCCTGGCGGTACGCTCGTCGAGAACGGACGGCACGGTCCGCTGGGCGCCCTGGCCCGCAAGGGACACGGGTGGTGTTTCTGACATTGAGGTTCCTCGTGGTGGGCGCCCCCCGCCGGGAGACGGGGGGCGCCGGTGCATTGCAGCCTAGAGCTTGGTCTTCAGGTTCTTGGTGTAGGAGACGGGCATGTAGCCCAGCTTCAGGACGGTGGTGTCCTGGAAGCGGCTGCTCATCACATACTTCAAGAAGTCCTCGGCCACCTGAAGGGTCTTGCCATCGGTCTTGCCGGGGTTGACGTAGGCGTGGCCGTAGGAGAAGAGAGGATACTTGCCGGAGCTGACGCCGTGCTTGTCGCAGACGGCGCCGTTGTAGGCGATGCCAGCGAGGCGGCCCTGGTTCTTGCTGAGGAAGTCCATCTCGATGAAGGAGACGGCGCCGGGGGTGGTGGCGACCATGTTGGCCACGGCACCCGAGGAATCCTGGATCACCTGGTCGACGCTGAACTCCTTGCCGTGGAGCACGGTGGCCTTCTGGACAGCACGGGTACCGGAGGAAGCGGGGCGGTTCACGCGGACGATCTTCATATTCTTGCCGCCCACCTGGTTCCAGTTGGTCACAGCGCCGGTGAAGACGTTCTCAGCCTGCTGGGCGTTGAGGTTCTTCACGCCCACGCCGGGGTTGGCGATCATGGTGAAGGGCTCCACCACGATGTTGAAGTTGCGGATGCCCTGCTTCTGCTGCTCCTCGGTGGCGAAGATATCGGAGATCCCGATGGTGCAGCCACCGGCCGTAACCTGGTTCAGGCCGGTCATGGAGCCGCCGCCGCTGATGGCGATCTGGACCCCGGGGTGGGACTTCATGTAGTCCTCGGCGGCCTGCTTCATCAGGGGGCCGAGCGCGGTGGAACCCATGACGGTGACCGTCTGGGCGTTCGCGACGGGGATGAGCAACAGGCCGAGCAGGGCCGTCTGTGCGATGGTTTTCATGGTCGGGATCTCCTCTGTAGGAGTCTCCAGGCTAGGGGGCGGATATACCGGGGTGACGACGGGGCTGTGACATTCCTGTAACCCCTGCCCGGGATGTCCTTGCAGTGCCTCTTGCTACCCGTGGCTCTACCTGAGAAAATGACGGGCCTGCCTGGATCAGTTCTGCTGCATCAGACGGGCGAGTGCCCCGGATGACCGGCCCCATCTTCATCAGATCCGATCTTTCTGATTATCCTTCTTAACAATCCATTCATATCTTATGGGAGCTCCCGAGGGAGTCCCGTACCGAGGAGATCCTTCTTGAACAGAAAAGTCATGCTCATCAACGCCACGGATCCCGAAGAAATTCGGGTGGCCACCCTGGTGGACGGCTCCCTTTCCGACTTCGACATCGAGTTCGTCCACAACGAAAAGATCAAGGGCAACATCTACAAGGCCCGGGTCGTCCGGGTCGACACCAGCCTCCAGGCCGCCTTCATCCACTACGGTGGCCAGAAGAACGGCTTCCTGCCCATCGGCGAGCTTCCCCGGGACATGGTGAGTCCGGATGGCCGCCGTGGCCGCATCCAGGACCTGCTCCACAAGGACCAGGAGATCCTGGTGCAGGCCGTGCGGGAGGAACTGGGGGCCAAGGGCGCCATGATGACTGCCCAGATCAGCCTGCC
The sequence above is drawn from the uncultured Holophaga sp. genome and encodes:
- the phoU gene encoding phosphate signaling complex protein PhoU: MRHFDNELRDLKFSLLAMAGLVEEMVDLSRKAFTERSDARADQVIALDQNVDELELSLDHTCIDLLALRAPYASDLRLLASTLKIIPELERIGDHCVNVARRVKFISAYPHILTAPQIEELSAITQAMVKKAINAFVNGDASAAREVIAEDDRVDELYVQVSKDMMQIMLQDPTAIERASHLIILVKNWERIADQATNIAEEVLFILDGVNVKHAYLQRRES
- the pstC gene encoding phosphate ABC transporter permease subunit PstC, yielding MSETPPVSLAGQGAQRTVPSVLDERTARASWDYEFKQSRLHRLADRWAHLVFLLCSLLVVLLICGILYFLAIRGAGAFVRIGTGTDTLVTFKDVFLSTQWSPFEGKFGVLPFIGGTAAVTVFALILAAPTGILTGVFISQLAPTWMKNVMRQVMDLLVGIPSVVYGIFGLTIVLPWVGHTFLQDSPAAGFGVAGAILAVMIIPTIVSLATDAFEGLSSSLNEGSQALGSTTWQAIWHVLIPAAKGRLLTAIVLGLGRALGEAMAVQMVIGNNPQWLLLMKMLTDKSPILRFLFTPAATLTTELVQELPNTAAGSTWNNVLFALGFLLYLITMVLIVATRRLGQRKAA
- a CDS encoding substrate-binding domain-containing protein; the protein is MKTIAQTALLGLLLIPVANAQTVTVMGSTALGPLMKQAAEDYMKSHPGVQIAISGGGSMTGLNQVTAGGCTIGISDIFATEEQQKQGIRNFNIVVEPFTMIANPGVGVKNLNAQQAENVFTGAVTNWNQVGGKNMKIVRVNRPASSGTRAVQKATVLHGKEFSVDQVIQDSSGAVANMVATTPGAVSFIEMDFLSKNQGRLAGIAYNGAVCDKHGVSSGKYPLFSYGHAYVNPGKTDGKTLQVAEDFLKYVMSSRFQDTTVLKLGYMPVSYTKNLKTKL
- a CDS encoding response regulator transcription factor, producing MPHLLLLEDDADIRLALEQHLKREGFTVTSLGTGQEALRYLSQVGSPGQPRPDVALLDLTLPDIDGLEVLRAIRTDHRLRVLPVMLVTARNEEIDRVLGLELGADDYVSKPFSSRELVARVRAILRRASFMEEADRQKELSFGPITVDLEAHVARTQGEPMDLTRREFELLAYFLQNPRRVLSREKILQQVWGLEYLGESRTIDAHVRRVRAKLGEAAHLIETVVGVGYRLGSVDA
- the pstB gene encoding phosphate ABC transporter ATP-binding protein PstB, which translates into the protein MPVTIPHETKPVKLAAKDMSFYYGTKQILDGLSMDIQAERVTAIIGPSGCGKSTFLKCFNRIHEISNEVRVEGSLTIDDVDIYKGGIDQVDLRRRVGMVFQKPNPFPKSIFENVAFGPRLFGVTKRDLLEGIVEDALRKAALWDEVKDRLKDSASGMSGGQQQRLCIARALAVKPEVLLMDEPCSALDPIATSRVEELIFELKKDYTIVIVTHNMQQAARVSDYTAFFWMGKLIELDLTEKIFTTPRERMTEDYISGRFG
- the pstA gene encoding phosphate ABC transporter permease PstA encodes the protein MSEGKDIVFRPRRSTRICNTLMHVVLWAIALMFVLVLLGFILGILKQGWSVLNLKFLSSMPQTMDAGGGIMPQIFNSIYMVVLSLAISLPIGLGAGIYMAEYAGQGRVLRFFRLCIETLAATPSIVLALFGMIIFVQMMGWSFSIRAGAVTLALLNIPLVTRVAEESLRAVPRELVEASYGLGSTKLQTILKVALPYAATGILTGLVLTAGRAFGESAILVFTAGTNVSQKFPDFSLKVPGETLAVHLWYVTSDGTLPDAREIAAGTAATMIVLLLILNLLVRLLDRAIRKRTR